Proteins found in one Sorghum bicolor cultivar BTx623 chromosome 1, Sorghum_bicolor_NCBIv3, whole genome shotgun sequence genomic segment:
- the LOC110433331 gene encoding probable leucine-rich repeat receptor-like protein kinase At1g35710, whose translation MPTPPPAPSRLLLAAPLLAILALAAVAANANAATPPSPADALLAWKSNLGDPAALSTWTNATQVSICTTWRGVACDAAGRVVSLRLRGLGLTGGLDELDPAAFPSLTSLDLKDNNLAGAIPASFSQLPALSTLDLGSNGLNGTIPPQLGDLSGLVELRLFNNNLVGAIPHQLSKLPKIVQLDLGSNYLTSAPFSPMPMVEFLSLSLNYLNGSFPEFVLSSGNITYLDLSQNAFSGPIPDALPERLPNLRWLNLSANAFSGRIPASLARLTSLRDLHLGGNGLTGGVPDFLGSMSQLRVLELGSNPLGGPLPPVLGRLKMLQRLDVKNASLVSTLPPELGSLSNLDFLDISFNHLSGGLPASFAGMQRMREFGISSNNLTGEIPGKLFTSWPELISFQAQTNSLTGTIPHEVGKATKLLILYLFSNNLSGVIPSQLGGLVNLAELDLSVNSLSGPIPSSFGNLKKLTRLALFFNKLTGKIPPEIGNMTELQILDVNTNNLEGELPSSISLLRNLQYLSVFDNSMSGTVPPDLGAGLALTDVSFANNSFSGELPQSLCDGFALNNFTANHNSFSGKLPPCLKNCSELYRVRLEGNHFTGDISEVFGVHPSMDYLDISGNKLTGRLSDDWGQCTKITRLKMDGNSISGTIPAAFGNMTSLQDLSLAANNLTGGIPPELGNLNFLFSLNLSHNSFSGPIPTSLGNNSKLQKVDLSGNMLNGTIPVGIDNLGSLTYLDLSKNILSGQIPGELGNLFQLQTLLDLSSNSLSGPIPSNLVKLANLQKLNLSHNELNGSIPASFSRMSSLEIVDFSYNQLTGEIPSGNAFQNSSAEAYIGNLGLCGNVQGIPSCDRSSTSGHHKKTVIAIVFSVVGAVLLAGIVACLILACRRRPMEQKVLEASTNDPYESVIWEKEGKFTFLDIVNATDSFNELFCIGKGGFGSVYKAELPSGQVVAVKRFHVAETGDISEVSRKSFENEIKALTEVRHRNIVKLHGFCTSGDYMYLVYEYLERGSLGKTLYGEEGKRKLDWGMRVKVVQGVAHALAYLHHDCSQPIVHRDITVNNILLESEFEPRLSDFGTAKLLGSASTNWTSVAGSYGYMAPELAYTMNVTEKCDVYSFGVVALEVMMGKHPGDLLTSLPAISSSTEEDLLLQDVLDQRLEPPTGDLAEEIVFVVRIALACTRANPESRPSMRSVAQEISAHTQAYLSEPFRQITVSKLTDYQK comes from the exons ATGCCGACGCCACCACCCGCCCCGTCCCGCCTCCTCCTCGCGGCTCCACTCCTCGCCATCCTTGCCCTCGCCGCCGTCGCTGCCAATGCCAATGCTGcgacgccgccgtcgccggccgACGCGCTGCTGGCGTGGAAGTCGAACCTGGGCGATCCGGCGGCGCTGTCCACGTGGACGAACGCCACCCAGGTCTCCATCTGCACCACCTGGCGCGGTGTCGCCTGCGACGCCGCCGGCCGCGTCGTGTCGCTCCGTCTGCGCGGGCTCGGCCTCACGGGCGGCCTGGACGAGCTCGACCCGGCCGCGTTCCCGAGCCTCACCTCGCTCGACCTCAAGGACAACAACCTCGCCGGCGCCATCCCGGCGTCGTTCTCGCAGCTGCCCGCTCTGTCCACGCTCGACCTGGGCAGCAACGGGCTCAACGGCACCATCCCGCCGCAGCTGGgcgacctctcgggcctcgtcGAGCTCCGCCTGTTCAACAACAACCTCGTCGGCGCGATCCCGCACCAGCTGAGTAAGCTCCCAAAGATCGTCCAGCTCGACCTGGGGTCCAACTACCTGACTAGCGCCCCGTTCTCACCGATGCCCATGGTGGAGTTCCTCTCGCTCTCCCTCAACTACCTCAACGGCAGCTTCCCGGAGTTCGTGCTCAGCAGCGGCAACATCACCTACCTCGACCTGTCGCAGAACGCCTTCTCCGGTCCGATCCCGGACGCGCTGCCGGAGCGGCTGCCGAACCTGCGGTGGCTCAACCTGTCAGCCAACGCGTTCTCCGGCCGGATCCCAGCGTCGCTCGCGAGGCTGACGAGTCTCAGGGACCTGCACCTTGGCGGCAACGGCCTTACTGGCGGCGTCCCAGACTTCCTCGGGTCCATGTCGCAGCTGAGGGTCCTTGAGCTCGGCAGCAACCCGCTCGGCGGGCCGCTCCCGCCGGTTCTTGGCCGGCTCAAGATGCTGCAACGTCTCGACGTGAAGAACGCCAGTCTGGTCTCCACTCTGCCGCCGGAGCTCGGCAGCCTCAGCAACCTCGACTTCCTCGATATCTCGTTTAACCATCTCTCTGGGGGATTGCCGGCGTCGTTCGCCGGGATGCAGAGGATGCGGGAGTTCGGCATATCGTCCAACAACCTCACCGGCGAGATCCCAGGGAAGCTGTTCACGAGCTGGCCGGAGCTCATATCCTTTCAAGCGCAGACGAACTCTTTGACCGGAACCATTCCACACGAGGTCGGCAAGGCGACGAAGCTGCTAATCTTGTATCTCTTCAGCAACAACCTCAGCGGGGTGATCCCGTCGCAGCTCGGCGGGTTGGTGAACCTGGCTGAACTGGATTTGTCGGTGAACTCGCTCAGCGGACCGATACCAAGCTCGTTCGGCAACCTCAAGAAACTCACGCGGCTGGCGCTCTTCTTCAACAAGCTCACCGGCAAGATCCCGCCGGAGATCGGCAACATGACGGAGTTGCAAATCTTGGACGTCAACACCAACAACCTGGAAGGCGAGCTGCCTTCCAGTATCTCGTTGCTGAGGAACCTCCAGTACCTGTCAGTGTTCGACAACAGCATGAGTGGTACCGTCCCACCAGACCTCGGCGCAGGGCTGGCATTGACCGATGTGAGCTTCGCCAACAACAGTTTCTCCGGCGAGCTGCCGCAGAGCCTCTGCGACGGCTTCGCGTTGAATAACTTCACGGCGAACCACAACAGCTTCAGCGGAAAGCTGCCGCCGTGCTTGAAGAACTGCTCCGAGCTGTATCGGGTGCGGCTGGAGGGGAACCATTTCACCGGCGACATCTCGGAGGTGTTCGGGGTCCACCCCAGCATGGACTATCTGGACATCTCCGGGAACAAGCTGACTGGTCGGCTTTCAGATGATTGGGGACAATGCACCAAGATCACACGCCTGAAGATGGATGGCAACAGCATATCAGGCACCATTCCGGCGGCGTTTGGGAACATGACAAGCTTGCAGGACCTCAGCTTGGCTGCGAATAACTTGACAGGAGGCATTCCACCTGAGCTGGGTAATCTCAACTTCTTGTTCAGTCTCAACCTGAGCCATAACTCCTTTTCCGGGCCTATTCCAACAAGTTTAGGCAACAATTCCAAACTGCAGAAAGTTGATTTGTCAGGGAACATGCTTAATGGGACCATACCAGTGGGCATTGACAATCTTGGCTCACTAACCTATCTTGATTTGAGCAAGAACATATTGTCAGGGCAGATACCAGGTGAGCTGGGTAACCTGTTTCAGCTGCAGACCCTGCTTGATTTGAGCAGCAACTCACTGTCTGGTCCTATCCCTTCAAATCTTGTGAAGCTGGCGAACCTACAGAAACTGAATTTGTCACACAATGAGCTCAATGGTTCAATTCCAGCAAGTTTCTCTCGCATGTCGAGCCTGGAGATTGTTGATTTCTCTTACAATCAGCTCACCGGTGAAATACCGTCAGGCAATGCTTTCCAGAACTCTTCGGCTGAGGCTTACATTGGGAACCTAGGGCTCTGCGGCAATGTGCAAGGCATTCCTTCTTGCGACCGCAGCTCCACTTCAGGGCATCACAAGAAAACAGTCATTGCAATAGTTTTCTCAGTAGTTGGGGCAGTGTTGCTGGCAGGCATTGTTGCTTGCCTCATCCTAGCATGCAGAAGGAGACCCATGGAACAGAAAGTGTTGGAGGCAAGCACAAACGATCCTTATGAATCCGTGATCTGGGAGAAGGAAGGGAAATTCACATTCCTTGACATCGTGAATGCCACTGACAGCTTCAATGAACTCTTCTGCATCGGTAAAGGCGGGTTTGGGAGCGTGTACAAGGCTGAGCTCCCCAGTGGGCAGGTCGTGGCCGTGAAGCGCTTCCATGTGGCTGAGACAGGGGACATATCAGAAGTGAGCAGGAAGAGCTTCGAGAACGAGATCAAGGCACTGACAGAGGTCCGTCACCGGAACATCGTCAAGCTCCATGGCTTCTGCACGAGTGGAGACTACATGTACCTGGTGTATGAGTACCTGGAGAGGGGCAGCTTGGGGAAGACATTGTACGGGGAAGAGGGCAAGAGGAAGCTGGACTGGGGCATGAGGGTGAAGGTGGTCCAGGGGGTTGCTCATGCCCTGGCCTACCTCCACCATGACTGTAGCCAGCCCATTGTTCACCGTGACATAACTGTGAACAACATCCTGCTTGAGTCAGAATTTGAGCCGCGGCTGTCTGATTTTGGCACGGCGAAGCTGCTTGGCTCTGCTTCTACAAACTGGACTTCAGTAGCAGGATCATATGGCTACATGGCTCCAG AATTGGCATACACGATGAACGTCACAGAGAAATGCGATGTTTATAGCTTTGGAGTGGTTGCTCTGGAGGTGATGATGGGGAAGCATCCTGGTGACCTCCTAACCTCCCTGCCGGCTATCTCCTCTTCCACAGAGGAAGATTTATTACTCCAGGACGTACTAGACCAGCGGTTGGAACCTCCAACAGGTGACCTTGCAGAAGAAATTGTGTTTGTGGTGAGAATCGCGCTCGCTTGCACACGGGCAAATCCTGAATCGCGGCCTTCTATGAGATCAGTTGCTCAAGAGATCTCAGCGCATACTCAGGCTTATCTTTCTGAACCGTTCAGGCAGATCACAGTAAGCAAGCTAACAGACTACCAGAAGTGA
- the LOC8067445 gene encoding acyl-[acyl-carrier-protein] desaturase 7, chloroplastic — MVTEEAMPTYQSMFNRTDGVGNDTGASAFPLARWIRGWTAEENRTLSKICVVVAGDERRHEAAYTKASAELFGVDPDDMVRALAYVMLGKVTMPGLLMSDTLPAHTQLHTLARRPRPPPSAARQRQRSQAGRGDVRAAGPSRSRAWRRAAVATTRPVAQRRRQAQPSRRPKRAAAQRGPARSAISRVAPHAVGCSSTLATADSTL, encoded by the coding sequence ATGGTGACGGAGGAGGCGATGCCCACGTACCAGAGCATGTTCAACCGCACCGACGGCGTCGGCAACGACACGGGCGCCAGCGCCTTCCCCTTGGCGCGCTGGATTCGCGGCTGGACCGCCGAGGAGAACCGCACGCTGTCCAAGATCTGCGTCGTGGTCGCCGGCGACGAGAGGCGGCACGAGGCGGCGTACACCAAGGCGAGCGCCGAGCTGTTCGGCGTGGACCCGGACGACATGGTGCGCGCGCTGGCCTACGTCATGCTCGGGAAGGTCACCATGCCGGGCCTGCTCATGTCGGACACCCTGCCAGCACACACACAGTTACATACCCTTGCACgccgtcctcgtcctcctccctcTGCTGCACGGCAGCGCCAGCGTAGCCAAGCGGGGCGCGGAGACGTGCGGGCAGCTGGGCCTTCCAGAAGTCGAGCGTGGCGAAGGGCGGCGGTGGCGACGACGAGGCCGGTTGCCCAGCGCCGGCGCCAGGCCCAGCCGAGCAGGAGGCCGAAGAGGGCCGCCGCACAGAGGGGCCCCGCGAGGAGCGCCATCTCCCGGGTCGCCCCCCACGCCGTGGGCTGCTCCAGCACCCTCGCCACCGCCGACAGCACCCTCTAG